AAGAACTTGGAAAAACTTGCAGAATGAACAATCATTTCTGCTTTTGTAAATCCCTGAATGTATTGAACGAGAGGATTAATTACCAGAGCTCTGGCCAAGCACGGAGTCATTACCTAAGTCATAACTAAAGGCACGCACAAACGCCCATcatgccttggaggaggaatactcctcGCAGAATGACACCTCCAAGTGTAGAGCGAACACTGAATGCGTTACCTTGTCTGTAATGTGGTCTTCGTCTTTCACATGTGGGTGAGTCGGAGAGTAGAACTTGACATCAGGATCCACGTACACAACAATGATGGTGTTGTGTCTTGCCTTTTGTCCAATTTCTTTCTGGGTGTCTGCGTACCAGGGGCAAGTGTGCAACCCACAGAACAAGATCTTTGCTGGAGAAACTGAAAGAGAAGCGAGAAGAATGATTTATTGGTCGTTTCATATTGGTACCAGGACCAAAtgtttgtttaaggaattgaacccgaggcggaggaccttggttgagttaccaagacactcgagggtggagctaaaatacagtccaaacccgagccgacaggcgagggtttggacgaaattttagctccacccgagagtgtcttggtaactcaaccaaggtccgaagccgagggttcaatttctattctaaaatacctcaaacttaaaaagataggccacgaaataacttgaatatgtgcgaatttggcaaattccatccatcgccggcccggagcgccggtagcgccgttgtttacattatgttacggcagcccgtataggaagtccggatcggctcgctcaagtgacgctaaaatccgcgcaaatgggctatttggagcgtttttctcagcaaatatgtgtagtgctcattaaaaaacttagggtggttgatgcttccttggctgatttgtgtttgaagcagtgttttgagagcctcaaacttctgaagtgagctgtgtgcatggttccacattttagtgcaacccgagggaactttggtagagcatcttggttgcgtgtccaaaacactccactctcagaacgaggcttatgcattttccatttaaaagttgactttacggtaccaaggtattttagaattgagcATCAAAGGTGAAAGCTGAAGCAAACAAAGAGAGAGACTGCTCCTGTGATGGTGTAGAGTAAATATTTTGCTGAGCCCAAGAGAAAATCACACCAAACTCAGACAGAGAGTGCTCCTGTGATGGAGTAGGCGAACCTACCTTTgaaacaattttgaatgtgGCTGAAGATATTGCTTCTGTGATCTTCAAGGTAACTGGGTACAGTCAGCTGTGCCATCCTGTGCAGCTCAGGAAGGAGGTCTTCGTTGAATTGGTTCATTTCATAACCAACATGACTACCCTCAATTTGGCTCTTGATGCTGCGGAGTTGGTCATTGGCTTTTGCAACATCTTTATACACTGGAATTGTGAAAATTCAAATGTTTAGAATAATTTGCTGGTGATAAGGGCAATTTGTGTTTTGATCATATCTGAGGGTGAAACTTACATTTATTGTCATCCGTTGCTGAGTTCTTTGTTCTGATGGTGTGTTGAAGTTTGGCATGCCTCTGTACGACATCAGTGACAAGCTGCAACTGCTGAGCAGCATCTTCTGACAAGTCTTGTCTGGAGGTGGAACAGACAACAGTATATTTTAATGATTTAGGCATGGCATCGGCCTAACACCAATGTCAGCTGACTCTAAAAATGAATAtcgaaaatgtttgaaaatgacTGTGCTGCTGAGTAACCAGACTTTAGGCTGTTTACTCAAAGTGCTGCCTTAGCAAGACCCTGACCATGTCGAAGACCCTGTCCCTCCTAAATAGGTCTTCACAGGCAAAGATAACAGACAATGGCATAAGATTCACTGTCTTGTATTTTAGCCCGAGAAGACCTTACTTTATGATAAACTGCAAGAACATCTGCCTTTGCAATACAGAAATAGTGAGAATGCTAAATGGCTAAAAAGTAAAAGTGGGCGTGGCACTTTTTAAAAGTGACTGTGCTCTAAATTTGACAAATAATCCCAGCAAATCAACAATGACAGCACAATATACCTATCCATTCTAGTAAGTGTGATGAGTTCTACACATCTGTTACTTGTTATAACTCATCCGATGCCTTGATAATGTTTTAATTGAGTTATTTCACCATCACTTTGCAAGAAATTCGACAACTTTTACACTGGCTGTGTAATACGTCATCAATTGATGGGCAGTTcttgttgtggtcgtcggtgGAAACTAAATGTGATATTGTGACTCCAAGACACCGATGTGAAGACAATCTCGGACCCATTTGGCTATAGTGGGATAGAAAGGTTCTCCTGGTGGTTTCTACGGGTATTCTATTTCTGATGGGAGGCAGCACCTGGGACAAATGGTTACCATCCTCCTATCTCTGAGTGATAACTGTCCAACTGTATGTTTACAGGGACCATCTGGCTATGGCTCATCGATGCCATGAGCGAGGATTCCTTTCATCGAGGGGAGGGTGATGCCAACTTCTCTGAAAAAGTTTGGTCTTTCTTCTGGGATCCTCCCAATGTAACGTTGATGCAagacatttgtttttttcaacaGTTGGGGGGAGGGATCTCGTGTGGAATAAAGCTATCAAGCTTTGCAATAGTTAGCCACCTTTTTTTAACGACGCAGCAGCTCAGaatgagagaaacacagaagaaAACAGTTGTTTTACAAAAACTGgctcattttattttcatgcaaGTGAGATCTGTAAAGAGAGAACTCCTCTACAAATAAACTCATGCCAagttcaccccccccccccccccaaaacgcCCTCTTTTCAGGACATCAATCATTATAATACATCAATGACATTAATCAAACTTAACATGATCATAACCAATATACACCACCTGGGTACTCATTGTCTTGCAGGATACCCTGTGCAGTCCGATTCACACGTTTGAATTAGAGATTCACAGGGGTCACTCTCAATTACACGTGTCAAGCATCCCGGGCGAGCAGTCTCCAGAGAGTAGAATGATCTCTTCAATCCCAACCACCTTTTACTGGCATATTTGTCATTCCACCTGATTGCTGGTAAACATTCTCATACACAACCCCTTATACAGGTTTCCACGTACAATGTACTTTGTCTTTGGGGAAAAAAGATGAGTGTTCGGTCTCTCATTAACGGAGAGATAGGGGCCAACTGTGAGTTACAGTGTCTTTTGAAGTATGCCCTGGGCTAGACAGTAAATGGGGGGGGGTCTATTTACCCAACCGGCCATGCTTCGCCAACAACCCTCCCCTCCTGTATGACTCATGCCAGGATTTGTCCTAATCCATACATGTCCATGTCGCTTACATACTAGCTGGTCCATGTCGCTTACATACTAGCTGGTCCATGTCGCTTACATACTAGCTGGTACTGTTCTGATGTCGTCCTCCGGAGGTGTAAAAGTCTTCTTAAACAAACGATCTGAAAGTATAAAGAGAGATTTGTCACTTCTGTTCATATTGAAAAATGATAGAGTATCAGCTTCAGGTGGCACAACTTTCAGTAGGGTATGCGTCAAGAAGTCTATCATGATggtggatatgacagcaaaatGTTTACGTCAGGGGGACTCAAGAACCAAGCTATTAAAACAGCCTGGCCTTCTATTACACCAAGTCCACAACAGAGCCATACCTACCCAATAAAGACTTATGTTCTTTTCCACAACATATACTCGTAAACTGATTAACTGTGATATTCAGATGAGAGAATTCGTCCCGGAATTGTTCGTAGCGACACACAGAGTTCTCACAGTTTGGAAGTGTAATCTCCTAAAAGGGGAAGATGAAGTTATAAAGGTTAGACTTGCAGAGAAGTGCACAGAGAGAGCATACCGGTTCAGGACTAGACTTCCTGAGGAGGTGCATTACAAAGCTCTTgataagcactttctgatggtaccatttctgTTTCATGTGATTGAAGAGTAAATCTATTTGTGGGGTTCTTCACTAATGTTCTCACCTTATCACAGTGAAGTATCCGGACCCAGTGATCACCAAGACAGTCCTCGTATAACTCAAATTTAATATTGGCGGCGTAATCAGGCCACGCGCCGTCATACGCTTTCATTGCCAACAGCATTGGGATGATTGTTGTGTCGTGAACGCCGTACAGATTTATCTTGGCAGGACTGAAAGGCAGAGAATGAAGACGGCATTGACATATGAGAAACCTGGCTGGAAAACTAGATAAGAAATCTGTAGGAATTTGTATCAATTCATCCAACCCTACGACCAAATTTAAGAAGACAACCGATGGAAATTTACCTGTTATTGTTATGGAAGACTTTATCCATATTCTCAAGAATCATGTGGAAGAGTGGTCCGACAGCCAGTAACAGGTATTTCTCCAGATCTCTGTAATGCAAAAGAGGATGTCAACTGGATGGCGTGAGGCACATTCTTCCCTTtatcaggaaaagaagacaAATCCTCTGAAATATGGCAAGCTCACATCCCAAGTCACCTTCAAAGCACCAACGCTTACTCTTTTACTCCTACAGTAGACAGCATGCACACTTCCTCGCCAAAGTCCAGAATCTGAGGAACAAGTTTTTGCAAGTTTTCTTGAATTGGCAGTCCATGTGCTTGTCGGCAGAGGATCTCATCTCGGATTAAAGCAAGAAGCTGAGATGTATGGGCCGAGTCTGTGATCCCTGCAAGGAGTAGAGAGGTTTAGATGAGGAGCGAGAATAGCTAATGAAATATACTGCCACAAAGACCCTCCCTTTCAAGTCGTGGATATGTATGGGCCGAGTCTGTGAATCTCTGGATAGATTCTATCATGGCCAATGGGAGATTCTATGAAGGCTCATGGCAGAACCTAAAATGGTTGTCAGGAACCATGCATCACACTGCATCTCTGGATAGATTCTATCATGGCCCATGGGAGATTCTATAATGGCTCAAGGTAGGACCTCCGATGGGAATTCGGTCAGTTGATACGCCTAATGAAATGCTGCCGACCAAACAGGATCATCTCATTTCTTGACCGAGGGGTGTGACCTACCTAATTTGTCCATGCACTGTTTTCTTAGCTTCCTCTCCCCCTTGATCTTGCTGAGTGCTGATCGTCCCCGCTTGGCAATCTCCACCAACACGTCACACATCCGAAAATTGGGATACAAGATCTCATCGGTGTCTTTGCTGACGACTATTTCAGCAACAGCTgcaacatgaaatgaaatgttagGTATCCTATTTCCTCATACATCATTAGCATACGAGTCAATCACTACTTGGGGTTACCACAGAtaaaacaaatttcaatatttgatgGCGTAACATTAAATGTACTGGTGATTTCTCCAAACACAAACCGCGACCCTACCTCCAGATTCATCAAATGACTCCGCCCCAAATAACCCTGCTATGACACATCTCGTTGATTCTATCGTCCTCATGATATTGGTCGATTGTGCACTGCAAGGAAAGACGTTAACTAAAGCAGTCGGGCACAGCCGAGTACACTTAACATCAGAAGACATATCACCTGACACCAATTTGGGTTCTGATGTCAGACAATCTCCACAATCATTCACACAAAAGACACTGTTTTGAAGCGATCTCcaagtcccaaattggttgtttccattcgaactctctaatcaggatgtctctctattaaggacatcactgttcagtcccgatggtgtctttaatagagaggttctactgtatgtataTATACTAGACTCTTAGACACTTTCTAAAGCTTACTAAACATATTCTCTCTTATAAACGTCAGGCACCAGTTGTCTCTCCTCCAAATATCTCTTTCGGCATTCTACTCCCAGCTGGTACATCTGGTCTTGACCAAGATTTGTCAACTGACCTCCAAAGCTCCCACCCTGGAATGGAAGGAGGTAGAACACATTAGTCACAATTTGTCACTATCGATAATTCAACTTTCTTTAAATGTCATTATTACTGAATGGCTAATTTGAACACACCTCAACTGCAATGTTACACCTTGTGACAGTGGTCTGTTTTTTTCATATGGTCGGACAGTAGAACTGAGTTGGATTTGATGGTATGGAGCTATATGGCCAAAGGGAGTTATCAGTATGTTTTGTGCAGACTGCTCATTAAAGTCTGGTCAACTGGATTGTTTCACTCACATCGAAGACATGTTTCCTATAAATCTTTTCCACTCGCCCAAACTCATTACATGGTGTTCCATCCAAATACTTTAGCTGGTATTTGATCATCGTGAATGGAACACCAGAGAGAAGCATGTCTTTGTCCCAGGTGACCTGAAAATATCAGACATTAAACCTACAATACATATATCAATGCAGCATTCCATCTGCGTACATGAACTGGTACAAAAGTACTCGAGCATTATCAAGGGGAATCCCTCGACCATCGTCAAGGGGAGTCCCTCGACCATCGTCAAGGGGAGTCCCAAGAACAGCAAATCTTCATCTATtttgcctatatttaggtttttTTAGCTCTCAGCGCGGCCGCCTCCAACTGAAACAACAAACCTTTCATCCCTCCTCCAGAGACAAAAGGTTCCAAGGTCATAAAACCTATTGCTGGATAAGGGATTGGAAGGATGCAAATGGTTCGGTGGAGACTTTATATCTCTTTCAACATTGAGATGATAAAGCTGAAATATCAGAGACAGATCTTTTGAGCCCTGGCTGCACCGCCAACTCGGCAGCTGCCGTGATCATTACCTGTTTCATTGGCGACGGTCGCAACGGCATCCGTGCTCCGTGTCGAAAGAAGATGTGCACATTTTTCAGCGTCAACTCCTCGATAGGGGGCGGAAGCTGAATATATTTTGGGTCTGTCTGCCTCTGTTTCAACTGGGGAACGGAGGCAATCAGGTCATGACGGATATCATCTATGCTGCCATGGTAACTAGTACCTGAAAAAGCACCCGATCCTTTCGGTTTGGTCGTTTGATAAGGGGTAGGAGGGTCATCTGGTGGTCTTTCATGAGCAAAAACCACtatattttgattgaaatctTGGCCTCCATTTCTCCACCAATAGTTCAAAATCGGTACACTGCATATGGTTGCCCCTGCGATAATTTGGGTCTTGTTTCTTAGAAAAGATGCCATTCCAAAGAAAAATTGGTTTGATGGTCGAAAAACCACTTTATTAGGTAGGTTTATATGAAGGCAGTTTTGTCAAAATTACTTTGTTGTTTTTGTCGTTATTCGCTCTTGATTCATTCCGAGTAAGCCGCCGGTTACTCGGGTAGTGCCGAAGACAAATATACTGTgaaagtgacttgctcaagatcATAATCAAAccatcaaatctaattttagaATCAATCTAAAATGTGGAAGCGGGAATGATTGCCAACTGGCAAACCGAGGCTGGTCCCGAATTACAATATCACGTGCCGGGATCACGTGCCGAGATTGTCCAATAGGAACGCAGAGATTGCTGCATCGTCTGCTactccatttgattccatttccACATTACCTGACATTTTCTCCCCgatattttacatttttctcaTGGATCAACTTATGTAAGTGTTCGAAATTCCCGTGCGTGTATAATACTTTATGCAGAGTTTGCGCTGGTACCAAATTTATGCCGAATTTAACTGATGGAATGTGTGattttgagatatttgtaaACTCATTTTGACAGCGTGAATGCATGCAATGCAGTGCACTACGGAGATACAATGTTTCAAATCTTCGACCAACTAAAACAACTTTGTAAGACTCTAGTTGTGGTTATGCGTTTGTTCATACCAGTCGAACTGATTGTTAGGGCATATAAAAGGGTGTTGGGGAAAAGAGGCACTCGGGTAGGGATCCAAAAGCAGTGTAAAAGGACTTCAATTTATATTTTTGAgtgggaaaaaaaatcatgttcgGCAACTTTCGGAAACGAACTGTTCCGAAGCAAAATGCCGCGCTCTGTTGCCGTCTCGATAGTTTTCTATGAGAAATCCGTTTAATCCTCTTTTAAAACGCAACAAATATTACAAATGTATTGTTGAGTCTATGCACTGATATCTCGAGTCCCCAGAGAACTCGTCATTTTGGCAAAACCTGCAATTTGGAGGATTTCCTCGTCCATTTTCTTGGAGATTTTGTTGGCCGTTTCGCCCCATTGTGAATGCAAGTGGTTGTGACGTGTCGAAGTGGTTTGGACGGCTCTTGGCCGAGATATACAAGATGTGATTGTTTTTTATATAGCACAACTATTATTTAAATATTGACGTAAGCATTATCACGGTGCGCAGAATTGTCATCTAGCCTCGAAATGTTTGATTTTTAAAGGAGATGCTgaacaggttgtgacatgtcctcgGTGTTGTCGTCTAGCCTGAGTACAAACATCTTCGCTGGACTCATATGATGGGATGTGATTTGGACTTGAGTTGTCCTCGGTGTTAAATCCAAGGATGTGATATGTCCCTATTGTCCAACCTATCATAGAGAGGACAGGTTTtgcctgtctggttgtgacttgtctttgTTGTCTCTGCGATCGTAACACTTTGTTGCCCAGCTAAGTTGTGACATGTCTGTCCCTACTGTGGTTGTCCTGACTTAAATGGGTACATTGTTCCCAATTaattgtggtccagttaaatagaaatgcactaatacacaatgccaagtgctgttattgtgaatacaaatttgtttaatctTGGTATTCACAGTTCCTGTATATCGGTTTACACaacgacaatgttgaaatttatatttagtttgtatttctgcaattggacattttaaaattcaattacaaattcaattgTTTACGAATGGCGTAGGGTTTTAACCCAAGAAAGGAAAAACACTAAAACCTGGCTGTGATCTGTCTGTGTCTGTCACCCTCACAAGAAATAACAGTCCTTGCTTGAccggatgtgactttgtcctcattgTCTTGACACTTTTAAGCAATTTGTCCTCGTTGTTCAGCTGAAGCAAAAAGACAGTCTTTGAATGTCCACTTGTCCTCGATGTCCTTCCCAACAAGATCGGGGAACAATTTTGatacttggttgtgacttgctTCTGTTTTATTCAGCTCGGCGATAACTACAGCCTTTGacgatgtgacaatgtcctcacCGCCTAACACCAGAAGGACCAACACTTTATTAGCCTGGTTGTGAAATATCCTTGTCCTTGCAGAGACAAAGTTGCAACCAGAGTTGGTATATTCAAAATGTTATTTATCTTCTGTTAGCATCTTCGTAGTAATGTCTCCTTTCTTACAGTTTTGCTGGCAAAAACTGTGATTGCAACGAAGGCGTTTGGGGTTTACGTACTTGGCCTTGTGACCCAGCTGTTGGGAGACAGCAGGTAGGTCTATTTTGGCCATGATCCTCTTTACTAACAGCATCAGTTACCCGATGTTCTCATGCAATGTGCTCAAATGGAAGTTTCTACCCCACCATTGGTAAAGCGTCTCTGTCGCTGGAAGATGAGCTCGATGACTTTTGTGCATTAATGAACCAAGTAAGGTTCATTTCTTCAATGAGTTCTTAATGGCAGGAACATTCAGATCATCTCTCTTTTTTCTAGCACTTCAATGGCTAGGTGACAAACCGCATATGTGAGCATCGGCATCCGTCCTCCAAAGACAACAACCATGGATATGGAATGTTGATAGCTTCGAACATTTCACCGGACATCAAGACGACGAATATAACTGAGAAAACGGTGGTGGGAATCAAGATCGATGGGAAAGGTGAGTCTTCTGTTATCCAACAATTTTGGTTGTTGGATGAAATAACTACCACATCAAATGAATTTCTAAATTCGTCCAGATGATTTGTAACACAACATAATCTTGGCATTGTCTATGGACATGTCTTGGACTTGATGTCCTAGGATGCAATTAGTTTTTGGGAATGGTCTAATTTAAGAGACAACAACTTCTGGCTTCTGCCAGAAATAATTGTTAGGATATTGTGCCTAAATTTGTTCCTGTGAAGACTAGGGCTTGTGAAGGTGATGACCATGAATTGTTTACTATTACCCTGCTTCCCAGTAGTAGTTATCATTCAGTCACTTGCAAGGAAAATGATTCAGCTACCAAAGTTTCTCCAATTTTGGGCAGTTCATGAAGGAGGTATGATGACGTGATGAATGGACTGCCTCAGGAGTATACAGTCTCGATGTGATAAGCCCCCCCCCTGCCCCCGCTGATCGTGTCAATGCTTTGTTTTTAGCCTGAAAGAGCTGCATCGCCCCCCTGAACtttcaagaaaggttgggtttggtcaagggactggtattggatctgatatattatcattattgtcacaccttttcgctaaatttGAGGTCTTGAAATCTTCTTGTCATtactccttgtgaggtgttacccgaCCTTATTGACGCCTGGCTGTATAAGTGGTACTTGAGACCTATAGTGAAGGATgggccagttattttcgagcttgtactttgggtgcatctcgttccttgggttgcattgcgcccgtgACCCTgcaggagttcctggtcttgtctcttcgctcccaaccccgataaactccatgtaccgtgaacgaatgctcaacAGGTCGATAgatatttgacgacgtaaatccatccatattaactggcgctgcggctgcgctcaatagactccgttggggagtctgagcctgatagggtgtactagtccagccggttatacacggttggtatgctctatgatatggatctccagccacctgtcagctaggggcagaccccagtgtctcaaccctgggtctcagaggcggtaacttctaatcaggcagcgcgctatgtcggGTTAgacg
Above is a genomic segment from Lineus longissimus chromosome 14, tnLinLong1.2, whole genome shotgun sequence containing:
- the LOC135498890 gene encoding lysophosphatidic acid phosphatase type 6-like, which codes for MASFLRNKTQIIAGATICSVPILNYWWRNGGQDFNQNIVVFAHERPPDDPPTPYQTTKPKGSGAFSGTSYHGSIDDIRHDLIASVPQLKQRQTDPKYIQLPPPIEELTLKNVHIFFRHGARMPLRPSPMKQVTWDKDMLLSGVPFTMIKYQLKYLDGTPCNEFGRVEKIYRKHVFDGGSFGGQLTNLGQDQMYQLGVECRKRYLEERQLVPDVYKREYVYAQSTNIMRTIESTRCVIAGLFGAESFDESGAVAEIVVSKDTDEILYPNFRMCDVLVEIAKRGRSALSKIKGERKLRKQCMDKLGITDSAHTSQLLALIRDEILCRQAHGLPIQENLQKLVPQILDFGEEVCMLSTVGVKEDLEKYLLLAVGPLFHMILENMDKVFHNNNSPAKINLYGVHDTTIIPMLLAMKAYDGAWPDYAANIKFELYEDCLGDHWVRILHCDKEITLPNCENSVCRYEQFRDEFSHLNITVNQFTSICCGKEHKSLLDRLFKKTFTPPEDDIRTVPASM